A stretch of the Sorangium aterium genome encodes the following:
- the bioB gene encoding biotin synthase BioB, with the protein MLEGIEREGAEHRNGCGGPAGHAPSAGAPRHDWTVEQAVALHDLPLFELIDRARAVHRAFHGEHEVQLCTLLSVKTGGCPEDCAYCPQSSHYETEVGPERMLDVGAVLAAAGRARDGGSTRFCMGAAWREVKDGPAFERVLDMVRGVKALGLEACCTLGMLTDDQARRLKEAGLDAYNHNLDTSRKAYKSIISTRTYDERLVTLRNVRRAGITVCSGGIIGMGESIADRCEMLVELARLDPHPESVPINALVRSPGTPLESLPPVDPIEFVRMIAVARVMMPRAMVRLSAGRTELSREAQLLCMYAGANSIFYGDKLLTTPNPGEDEDRALIEKAGLQPMAPAAARAAR; encoded by the coding sequence ATGCTCGAAGGGATCGAACGAGAAGGGGCGGAGCACAGGAATGGATGCGGCGGCCCGGCCGGGCACGCCCCGTCGGCGGGCGCGCCCCGCCACGACTGGACCGTCGAGCAGGCGGTCGCCCTGCACGACCTGCCGCTCTTCGAGCTGATCGACCGCGCCCGCGCGGTCCACCGCGCGTTCCACGGCGAGCACGAGGTCCAGCTCTGCACCCTGCTCAGCGTCAAGACGGGCGGCTGCCCCGAGGACTGCGCCTACTGCCCGCAGTCGAGCCACTACGAGACCGAGGTCGGGCCGGAGCGCATGCTCGACGTCGGCGCGGTCCTCGCCGCCGCAGGGCGCGCCCGCGACGGCGGCTCGACGCGGTTCTGCATGGGCGCCGCGTGGCGCGAGGTGAAGGACGGCCCCGCCTTCGAGCGCGTCCTCGACATGGTGCGCGGCGTGAAAGCCCTCGGCCTCGAGGCGTGCTGCACGCTCGGCATGCTCACCGACGACCAGGCGCGCCGCCTCAAGGAGGCCGGCCTCGACGCCTACAACCACAACCTCGACACCTCGCGGAAGGCCTACAAATCGATCATCTCGACGCGCACGTACGACGAGCGGCTCGTCACCCTGCGCAACGTCCGGCGGGCGGGCATCACCGTCTGCTCGGGCGGCATCATCGGCATGGGCGAGTCGATCGCCGACCGCTGCGAGATGCTCGTCGAGCTCGCGCGCCTCGATCCCCACCCGGAGAGCGTGCCGATCAACGCCCTCGTGCGCTCGCCGGGGACGCCCCTCGAGAGCCTCCCCCCGGTCGATCCGATCGAGTTCGTCCGGATGATCGCGGTCGCGCGGGTCATGATGCCGCGCGCGATGGTGCGCCTGTCCGCCGGGCGGACGGAGCTCTCGCGCGAGGCGCAGCTGCTCTGCATGTACGCGGGGGCGAACTCGATCTTCTACGGAGACAAGCTGCTCACCACGCCGAACCCCGGCGAGGACGAGGACCGCGCGCTCATCGAGAAGGCGGGGCTTCAGCCGATGGCGCCCGCCGCGGCGCGCGCCGCCCGTTAG
- a CDS encoding type IV pilus twitching motility protein PilT, with protein sequence MTTPYTSEAFLHQLLGKALAAHASDIHLKVGQPPGARVRGDMVYFRVDRIRPEDSEAAARVLLAGRPSRELLATLQELDTSYVVPGLGRFRVNIYRQRGSLAIILRSIPLKIPTFEELGVPSAVRAMVEHDHGLILVAGTAGSGKSTTLAAFVGHINATVPRHIITLEDPVEHVHEDNRSSVSQREIGVDTADFPTALRSALRQDPDVVLISALRDGESLDLALHAAETGHLVLAAVSAADVTRTLGRLIALGKSPSEARERLADCLHGVVAQRLLPRRDGAGEVLAAEVLVGTAAVREAIRRPEGSPSLRELMEKGVTPYGMQTFDAHLRQLVAQGTIAKETAKAVTAL encoded by the coding sequence GTGACGACGCCGTACACCTCCGAGGCCTTCCTCCATCAGCTCCTCGGCAAGGCGCTTGCCGCCCACGCCAGCGACATCCACCTCAAGGTCGGTCAGCCGCCGGGCGCGCGGGTCCGCGGCGACATGGTCTACTTCCGCGTCGACAGGATCCGGCCCGAGGACAGCGAGGCCGCCGCGCGGGTGCTGCTCGCCGGGCGCCCGTCGCGCGAGCTGCTCGCCACGCTCCAGGAGCTCGACACCTCGTACGTCGTCCCGGGCCTCGGCCGGTTCCGGGTGAACATCTATCGCCAGCGCGGCTCGCTCGCGATCATCCTGCGGAGCATCCCGCTCAAGATCCCGACGTTCGAGGAGCTCGGCGTGCCCTCGGCGGTCCGGGCGATGGTGGAGCACGATCACGGCCTCATCCTCGTCGCGGGCACGGCCGGCAGCGGCAAGAGCACGACCCTCGCCGCGTTCGTCGGGCACATCAACGCGACCGTGCCGCGCCACATCATCACCCTGGAAGATCCAGTCGAGCACGTGCACGAGGACAACCGCTCCAGCGTGAGCCAGCGCGAGATCGGCGTCGACACCGCGGATTTCCCGACCGCGCTGCGCTCCGCGCTGCGGCAGGACCCGGACGTCGTGCTGATCAGCGCGCTCCGCGACGGCGAGTCGCTCGATCTCGCGCTCCACGCCGCGGAGACCGGGCACCTCGTGCTCGCGGCGGTCAGCGCCGCGGACGTCACGCGCACGCTCGGGCGGCTGATCGCGCTCGGCAAGAGCCCGAGCGAGGCGCGCGAGCGGCTGGCCGACTGTCTCCACGGCGTCGTCGCGCAGCGCCTGCTCCCTCGCCGCGACGGCGCGGGGGAGGTCCTCGCCGCCGAGGTGCTCGTCGGTACGGCCGCGGTGCGCGAGGCGATCCGCCGGCCGGAGGGGAGCCCCTCGCTGCGCGAGCTGATGGAGAAGGGGGTCACGCCGTACGGCATGCAGACCTTCGACGCGCACCTCAGGCAGCTCGTCGCCCAGGGGACGATCGCCAAGGAGACGGCGAAGGCGGTGACCGCGCTCTAG
- a CDS encoding thiamine biosynthesis protein: protein MRQGRGRDGLRRARRRAPVAARLAFAVPVALSLLAPLGCRREQGSAPRAAEAPASAAASPSLAPRPPSPRLTDPRWRLAAGDDPLECARLAEAEGAAGLLAALDDGGDIALTALRALPYADDADLALGPLAERARAASGPPLPPLLEALLGIAGRPARPREPLDPDGARSAAAALVELSGRRDLPSDQRALAISAARALAERGLVDPLRIPADLDPEGSVAGAAGGPAAPRP from the coding sequence GTGAGGCAGGGGAGGGGCCGCGACGGCCTCCGCCGCGCGCGGCGGAGGGCGCCTGTCGCGGCGCGCCTCGCCTTCGCCGTGCCCGTCGCGCTCTCCCTGCTCGCGCCCCTCGGCTGTCGCCGCGAGCAGGGGAGCGCCCCTCGCGCCGCCGAGGCGCCCGCCTCGGCCGCCGCGTCGCCCTCCCTGGCGCCGCGCCCGCCGAGCCCTCGCCTCACCGATCCGCGCTGGCGCCTCGCCGCGGGGGACGACCCGCTGGAGTGCGCCCGGCTGGCCGAGGCCGAGGGCGCCGCCGGACTCCTCGCCGCGCTCGACGACGGCGGCGACATCGCGCTGACGGCCCTGCGCGCGCTGCCGTACGCCGACGACGCCGATCTGGCGCTCGGGCCGCTCGCCGAGCGCGCCCGCGCGGCGTCCGGGCCGCCGCTCCCGCCCCTGCTCGAAGCGCTCCTCGGGATCGCCGGGCGGCCAGCGCGCCCGCGCGAGCCGCTCGACCCGGACGGGGCGCGCAGCGCGGCCGCGGCCCTTGTCGAGCTGTCGGGTCGGCGCGACCTCCCTTCGGACCAGCGCGCGCTCGCCATCTCGGCGGCGCGCGCGCTCGCCGAGCGGGGGCTCGTCGATCCTCTCCGTATTCCTGCAGATCTGGATCCCGAGGGCTCCGTCGCGGGCGCCGCGGGAGGCCCTGCGGCGCCGCGGCCCTGA